One Corynebacterium aurimucosum genomic window, AAGAATTGGTGTTCAGGCGTGGTTTTGTCTACACCAAAAACTATGAAAAGAAGGGTGCACGACCTCGTTCCATCCTGGATGGGCAGCGATTCGGAGTCACACGCACAGGCCGTCGCGATGCCGAAGAAGCTCTCGGCATCACAGGTGTCTTCGACTTCCCTAAACCCGTACGGCTTCTCAAGCACCTCATTGCCATCGCCGGTGGGCCAGACGCGGTAGTCCTTGATTTTTTCGCTGGCTCGGGGACAACCGCTCAAGCCGTCGTCGAGCTCAACCGCGAGGACGGTGGCCATCGCTCTTTCCATTTGGTGCAGATTCCCGCCCCCACAGAGGCCTCCAGTGCGGCGCGCCAAGCAGGCTTCGACACGGTTGCAGATATCTGTCTCGCACGAGTTCGCTCACTCGATGTGCCCTTTGACCACTTCACCCTGGACTAGCAAAACCGCGCAGTAACGCCCCCTAGGCCACGCCGTGCTCTTCGGTGCCTTCTGGGCGCCCGGGGATGCCAAAGAAATCCAGTACTGCATCGGTGGCGAATCCTTGTCCGACTTCGATTTTCGTGTCATTGTTTCCGCCCGGCCATACGTGAGATCCGCCTTCGATGCGGATGTGCTGTAGCGGTGCTTCACAGGCAGTCCAGGTCTCTCTAGTGGCACCGTTTGTCAGGCGCACGGAATCGACGTCCCCTCGACAGTCATTGCGCCGCTGATCCTGCCCGAGCACCTCTGCTACTGAAGAATAGGCAGTATCGTGGCGCACTCCGCCTTCGTAATTAACTACGGGATCTTTTGTACCGTGGATATCCAAACGGCCGACAGGTTTATCCAAACAATTCGTATGGATTCCTTCGTAATATGCCGCCGAAACTGTCGCTACAGATCGAAAGGTGCCCGGCATCCGGCAGGCCAGGAAGGCTGCGAACCCCCCGCCGTTGGACAGACCTGCGGCATAGATGGCGTTATCGTCCACCTCGTAAGTAGAACGCAGACTATCCACGAGAGAGCGAACGAATTCTAGGTCTTCTTCAGCGCTAGTAGCAGCGTAGGGGGCTGGCGCCCACGCGGCCTTCTCCCCCGCTGGGTAGGCAACGATGGCGTGAGCGGCATTGAATTGGGTGTACTGCTCCATATTCTCCGGAGAATCTGTATACCCGTGGAAAGATAGCAGCACCGGCCAGGAACGCTCAGGCGTGTAGTTTTCAGGCACATGGAGAAGGAAGCTCCGACCAGAGGCCAACCGAACTTTCTTCGTGTGTCCAGGCTCCGGGCCGACCAGCATAGGAGCTAGTGGGATACCGAGATCATTTGTCCACTCTGCTGGGGAGGTTGACGTAGGTGCTTCCTCTTCAGGCGAGCTGCACGACGCCAACGCCATGACAGTTGCCGCGACGGCGACAGACCCAGCGAGCGCACGCAACCGGCGCAGCCGCGTTGCGGAATCTTCGCCCATCATTCCCCTCGCCACATTCATTATCGGAAAATATCCTCGTCCACCTTAAAACATCCCACCAACATCCACGAACCTGCAGCACCACGGTAAGTTTGAGGGCATCATGAGCTCTTTGCCTTCCGACCCATCCGATTCCTTGGGCGTACCCTCTCCGCACCCACTACCCGAGCATTACCCCAGCTACCGGCACGCATCCGGAAAAGAATCTCCTAACTTCGGCACTGCTCAACAGCGGGTGCATTCTGCCCGAGCTTTCCAACAAGGAGCCGACGTCTACCACGATGCTCGTCCTGGATATCCGCCGGAAGTATCGCAACTTATTTCCTCTGCACACACCGTCCTCGACGTTGGGGCAGGAACCGGCAAACTGACCGAGTCACTGCACAATCCTGTCGTCTACGCCAGCGATCCTTCCCCTGATATGGCACGAGTATTGGCACGCCTGGGGATTCCCTGCTGGCGCGCCACCGCTGAGAACACAGCTGCGGATACCGCCTCCCTCGACGCCATCACCTGTGCTCAAACCTGGCACTGGGTCGATGTCGATCGAGCTTGTGCGGAATTTGACCGAGTGCTCCGCCCAGGGGGAAAAGTGCTTTTGGTGTGGAATACTCTAGACGTTCACGCTGACCCATGGATCCTCCGGCTCTCCCGCATCATGCATTCAGGTGATATCCACCGTCCCGGTTTCTATCCCGCTTTGAGCGATCCGTGGACGCTCCGTGAGGAGCTTCGCTTAACGTGGGAACACGAGCTGTGCCCCGAAGATCTGCATGCACTCATGCATACTCGCTCATACTGGCTTCGCAATGGAGCGAAAATCCATGAACGCATGACGCACAACCTCAACTGGTACCTCTACGAGCACATGGGGTTTAGCCCCGGACAAGCGCTGAGCATCCCGTACCGTACGGATGCATTCTTGTTGGGCCGCCATGGCGAGTAGTTCCGCCATGGCCAGGAGCG contains:
- a CDS encoding class I SAM-dependent methyltransferase translates to MSSLPSDPSDSLGVPSPHPLPEHYPSYRHASGKESPNFGTAQQRVHSARAFQQGADVYHDARPGYPPEVSQLISSAHTVLDVGAGTGKLTESLHNPVVYASDPSPDMARVLARLGIPCWRATAENTAADTASLDAITCAQTWHWVDVDRACAEFDRVLRPGGKVLLVWNTLDVHADPWILRLSRIMHSGDIHRPGFYPALSDPWTLREELRLTWEHELCPEDLHALMHTRSYWLRNGAKIHERMTHNLNWYLYEHMGFSPGQALSIPYRTDAFLLGRHGE
- a CDS encoding alpha/beta hydrolase family esterase; this encodes MNVARGMMGEDSATRLRRLRALAGSVAVAATVMALASCSSPEEEAPTSTSPAEWTNDLGIPLAPMLVGPEPGHTKKVRLASGRSFLLHVPENYTPERSWPVLLSFHGYTDSPENMEQYTQFNAAHAIVAYPAGEKAAWAPAPYAATSAEEDLEFVRSLVDSLRSTYEVDDNAIYAAGLSNGGGFAAFLACRMPGTFRSVATVSAAYYEGIHTNCLDKPVGRLDIHGTKDPVVNYEGGVRHDTAYSSVAEVLGQDQRRNDCRGDVDSVRLTNGATRETWTACEAPLQHIRIEGGSHVWPGGNNDTKIEVGQGFATDAVLDFFGIPGRPEGTEEHGVA